The Pyrodictium delaneyi genome contains a region encoding:
- a CDS encoding ribbon-helix-helix protein, CopG family yields the protein MRVVTFKVDEELFDRLDSFARLKGVTRSEVIRKALELYLRLETPKEIARDVKIVRLLS from the coding sequence GTGCGGGTCGTGACGTTCAAGGTGGATGAGGAGCTGTTCGACAGGCTCGACAGCTTCGCACGCCTAAAGGGCGTGACCAGGAGCGAGGTCATCAGGAAGGCGTTGGAGCTGTACCTGAGGCTGGAGACGCCGAAGGAGATAGCGCGTGACGTGAAGATAGTGAGGCTGTTATCATGA